In the genome of Oscarella lobularis chromosome 1, ooOscLobu1.1, whole genome shotgun sequence, one region contains:
- the LOC136185590 gene encoding G-protein coupled receptor 143-like — MASPHSEAVYCLSNTSKGWTYRHPYAGLSIASATISVVGSLYMLAAWGPYLKVKLKFRRPLLHPNRHVVFFLALSDVVACLAVISRSITLLFIEPAVPVNASGPPCTERHPEYCNTRYHYYWSFGIAVELTLRFGYTATFLWTLLYACDACAKARQRAISNRFCHLFTWPLALALAGANEIVLFAGNLGHCSGRDRLPWSYFLIYAPMLIVIVVNPLLYVKTNRRYVRLLRGSGHFTRCEREAVEEQQRKFLFLVSIFYICWLPSLISGGYEIAVLFNTGKLDHVPLPVWLVNAAANPLQGLLNSIVYGTPGQMNLFRTREDRTSKPMVSQPMITDVDDDDDEDFTKSDSWTS, encoded by the coding sequence ATGGCGTCCCCTCACTCCGAAGCTGTCTACTGTTTATCGAATACAAGCAAAGGCTGGACGTATCGGCATCCCTATGCTGGCTTGAGCATAGCAAGCGCGACGATCAGCGTTGTCGGCTCTCTTTACATGCTCGCCGCTTGGGGCCCATACCTGAAGGTGAAACTGAAATTTCGTCGGCCCCTTCTTCATCCCAACCGTcatgtcgtcttctttcttgctctatcggacgtcgtcgcctgtcTCGCCGTAATCAGTCGCTCGATAACGCTTCTCTTCATCGAGCCGGCTGTTCCTGTTAATGCGAGCGGACCCCCTTGCACAGAACGTCATCCGGAATACTGCAACACTAGGTATCACTACTACTGGAGCTTTGGCATTGCCGTGGAGCTGACGCTCCGTTTCGGCTACACGGCGACGTTCCTATGGACGCTTCTCTACGCGTGCGACGCGTGCGCGAAGGCGCGCCAGCGCGCTATTTCCAATCGATTCTGTCATCTGTTCACGTGGCCGCTCGCGCTTGCGCTTGCCGGCGCCAATGAAATCGTTCTCTTTGCCGGCAACTTGGGTCACTGTTCGGGACGCGATCGTCTTCCGTGGTCCTATTTTCTCATTTACGCTCCAATGCTGATCGTCATTGTAGTCAATCCCCTATTATACGTcaaaacgaatcgacgatatGTGAGGCTTTTGCGGGGGAGCGGTCACTTTACGCGTTGCGAGCGTGAAGCGGTTGAAGAACAGCAGCGaaagtttctctttctcgtcagCATATTCTACATATGTTGGCTGCCCAGTCTAATAAGTGGTGGCTACGAAATTGCCGTGCTATTCAATACAGGAAAGCTAGATCACGTTCCTTTACCTGTGTGGCTGGTAAACGCGGCAGCGAATCCCTTACAGGGTCTACTGAATAGCATCGTGTACGGAACGCCGGGTCAGATGAATCTGTTTCGGACGCGCGAGGATAGAACAAGCAAGCCCATGGTATCGCAACCAATGATTAcggacgtcgatgacgatgacgatgaagattTCACAAAAAGCGATTCTTGGACGAGCTAA